A stretch of Kyrpidia spormannii DNA encodes these proteins:
- a CDS encoding Druantia anti-phage system protein DruA yields the protein MPDVVLSRIKVLDRTIGQNLCILFRKETPFVNTVDSISTSTVTAEEQKPDAKQSDDRLDNVIFVEETLRQIQAEVLRGQIISTLKRQGFQVTDRGVALPHDVQKERIRQLHALAVRHRIHEARGLRQHEHRLLRYIAGGSEVVPEKISPTLVEVSRGSEEELLFRYARLHWSIPISAGQQGASLRFPSTGFSKG from the coding sequence GTGCCCGATGTCGTATTAAGTCGTATTAAAGTATTAGATAGGACTATAGGCCAAAACTTATGTATTTTGTTCCGGAAGGAGACACCGTTTGTAAATACCGTTGACTCCATATCCACCTCGACTGTTACAGCCGAAGAACAAAAGCCGGATGCAAAGCAATCCGACGATCGCCTCGACAACGTGATTTTTGTCGAAGAGACGCTGCGGCAGATTCAAGCAGAGGTGTTACGCGGCCAAATCATTTCGACATTGAAGCGCCAAGGCTTTCAAGTCACAGACCGCGGTGTCGCCCTGCCGCACGACGTGCAGAAGGAAAGGATTCGTCAACTCCACGCCCTCGCTGTCCGGCACCGGATTCATGAGGCGCGCGGCCTGCGTCAGCACGAACATCGACTTCTCCGATACATAGCCGGTGGATCTGAAGTTGTGCCGGAGAAGATCTCACCAACACTGGTGGAGGTCAGTCGCGGATCCGAGGAAGAGTTGCTCTTCCGGTACGCACGGCTGCACTGGAGCATTCCAATCTCCGCGGGCCAACAGGGGGCGAGTTTACGATTCCCATCAACCGGATTCTCAAAGGGCTGA
- a CDS encoding ATP-dependent DNA helicase, translating to MIENSMTLVEGPWERVLQWIDERLGELWQLRGPYPGLGAALSAFGVQLGSFLAYELAAQLQGDEDPWSLVDHVFRNPTALPASMQGQVTSVLQAKWKDLHENKPERIELLKLLSRFELTADQAKRWYDPERRADAGIDVTDHEILQNPYLIFERDHMAVDPVSIWTIDRGVLPGASVLRSHPLPALSAMESNADVRRLRAIFVFLLYRAADRGHTLLPRAELIRQFRALNIDPSCDIDGDLLDAIQDQFAPDIHVCELKNGSAAYQLREFNEIGIFIRKTVKQRIKGKRHGLSVDWVQRLNEKLPGPVNDELESKAREEKAASLKELAESRISVLVGPAGTGKTTLLSVLCNEPSIRNDGVLLLAPTGKARVRLQQSTGFHAQTLAQFLRQWGRYDENTGFYYMSDHERYSGAKTVIIDEASMLTENQLAALLDALRGVQRLILVGDPRQLPPIGAGRPFVDIVNWLTPSDIATRQPKVGAGYAELTIRRRYRGETREDLQLAEWFSGRALGPGDDEVFNAALTRDESPHLRFVTWRDEAELHEQLLTVLSEELELSDRLDATGFELRLGGTVFGSYVYFNRGAAKHVEKWQILSPVRGMAHGVRDLNRFIQHTFRRRMIQSAKLPPWQRKIPSPMGAEGIVYGDKVINVLNHSRDRVYPNTSDALKYVANGEIGIVVGQFRNKGMTTAPTKLQVEFASQQGFMYDYTNRDFRDEGNPLLELAYAITVHKAQGSEFGICFLVLPQPCRTVTRELLYTALTRQQQKIVILIQGEPTDILKYSSDYFSDTARRLTNLFERPMPTAIGDVLLEDNLIHKSGKGEPMRSKSEVIIADALASAGIQYHYELPLRGTDGQIRYPDFTIEDDNRGITYYWEHCGMLYNPQYRERWERKLQWYRSQNILPIEEGGGERGTLIVTQDDENGGISSHEIKQLIQDIWG from the coding sequence GTGATCGAGAATTCGATGACCTTGGTGGAAGGCCCTTGGGAGAGGGTTCTACAATGGATTGACGAAAGACTGGGCGAACTTTGGCAACTGCGTGGCCCGTACCCCGGCCTTGGAGCCGCATTATCCGCCTTCGGTGTGCAGTTGGGCAGTTTTCTGGCTTATGAGTTGGCCGCTCAATTGCAGGGCGACGAAGATCCGTGGTCCTTGGTTGATCATGTATTTCGAAATCCGACCGCACTGCCCGCCTCAATGCAAGGGCAAGTCACGAGCGTGTTGCAAGCGAAGTGGAAAGACCTTCATGAGAATAAACCCGAGCGCATTGAGTTGCTGAAGCTCTTGTCTCGATTTGAACTCACCGCAGACCAAGCCAAACGATGGTATGATCCCGAACGACGGGCGGATGCAGGGATTGATGTCACCGACCATGAGATTCTTCAGAATCCCTATCTGATCTTCGAACGTGATCACATGGCGGTCGATCCGGTGAGCATATGGACGATTGACCGGGGCGTGCTGCCGGGCGCATCGGTACTCCGCTCACATCCCCTTCCAGCCTTATCGGCGATGGAAAGCAACGCCGACGTCCGAAGACTGCGCGCGATATTCGTTTTCTTGTTATACCGGGCTGCGGATCGCGGGCACACTTTGCTTCCTCGTGCAGAGTTGATCCGTCAATTCAGGGCTCTCAACATCGACCCGTCCTGTGACATAGACGGCGATTTACTGGATGCCATTCAAGATCAGTTTGCGCCGGATATTCATGTCTGCGAACTCAAAAACGGTTCAGCGGCATACCAACTTCGAGAATTTAACGAAATAGGAATATTTATCCGAAAGACCGTGAAGCAGCGCATCAAAGGAAAGCGGCACGGGTTGTCCGTCGATTGGGTACAGCGGCTCAATGAAAAACTGCCCGGTCCCGTAAACGACGAGCTTGAAAGCAAGGCTCGTGAGGAGAAGGCTGCGTCTTTAAAAGAACTCGCGGAGTCAAGGATCTCTGTCTTGGTCGGCCCGGCCGGGACAGGAAAGACTACATTGCTGTCCGTTCTTTGCAATGAGCCCTCAATCCGTAACGATGGGGTGCTACTTCTGGCTCCCACCGGGAAGGCACGTGTCCGACTGCAACAGTCTACCGGCTTTCACGCTCAAACGTTGGCGCAGTTTCTCCGGCAGTGGGGACGATATGATGAGAATACGGGTTTTTACTACATGTCCGATCACGAACGGTACTCCGGGGCAAAAACCGTAATCATCGACGAAGCGTCCATGCTCACAGAGAACCAGCTCGCCGCCCTGCTGGACGCACTCAGGGGAGTTCAGCGTCTGATTCTCGTGGGCGATCCACGACAGCTGCCACCGATCGGTGCGGGACGGCCGTTTGTCGACATCGTGAATTGGTTAACACCTTCCGATATCGCGACCCGACAACCTAAAGTAGGCGCGGGTTATGCCGAACTGACCATTCGGCGCAGATACCGGGGCGAAACACGTGAAGACCTGCAATTGGCAGAGTGGTTCAGCGGTCGGGCACTCGGACCCGGTGATGATGAGGTATTTAACGCGGCGCTGACCCGGGATGAATCGCCGCATCTTCGGTTCGTAACGTGGAGGGACGAAGCGGAATTGCACGAGCAGTTGCTGACCGTCTTATCTGAGGAACTAGAGCTCAGTGATCGTCTGGATGCCACGGGCTTCGAATTACGTTTGGGAGGGACCGTGTTCGGGAGTTACGTCTACTTCAATCGAGGCGCGGCAAAGCACGTCGAAAAGTGGCAAATATTATCTCCTGTGCGAGGAATGGCACACGGCGTGCGTGATCTCAATCGTTTTATTCAACACACATTCCGACGACGTATGATTCAATCAGCAAAGCTTCCGCCATGGCAACGGAAGATACCTTCTCCGATGGGGGCGGAAGGGATTGTTTACGGAGATAAAGTGATCAATGTGTTAAACCATTCGAGGGACCGGGTATATCCGAATACCTCCGATGCTCTGAAATATGTTGCCAATGGGGAGATCGGAATTGTGGTGGGCCAGTTCAGAAACAAAGGCATGACCACAGCGCCCACAAAACTCCAGGTGGAGTTCGCGTCTCAACAAGGGTTTATGTATGACTATACCAACCGGGATTTTCGTGATGAAGGGAATCCTCTGTTGGAGCTTGCGTATGCCATCACCGTTCACAAAGCACAGGGGAGCGAATTTGGAATCTGTTTTTTGGTCCTACCCCAACCGTGTCGAACCGTAACAAGAGAACTTTTGTACACCGCATTGACCAGACAACAGCAAAAAATCGTCATCCTCATTCAGGGTGAACCCACCGATATTCTGAAGTATTCATCGGATTACTTTTCCGATACGGCACGGAGATTGACCAACCTATTCGAAAGGCCGATGCCGACGGCGATCGGCGATGTCCTTCTGGAAGACAATCTCATTCACAAGTCTGGGAAGGGCGAACCGATGCGTTCCAAGTCAGAGGTTATCATTGCCGATGCACTGGCTTCGGCAGGGATCCAGTACCATTATGAGTTGCCCTTGCGAGGTACGGACGGGCAAATTCGTTATCCGGACTTTACCATCGAAGATGATAACAGAGGGATTACTTATTACTGGGAACATTGTGGAATGCTCTACAATCCACAGTATCGGGAACGATGGGAACGCAAGCTGCAATGGTATCGCTCTCAGAACATCCTTCCGATTGAAGAAGGTGGAGGAGAAAGGGGAACACTCATTGTGACGCAAGACGATGAAAACGGCGGAATCAGCTCACATGAGATAAAACAGTTAATCCAAGACATTTGGGGATAG